The sequence tggagtagaaataggtgagcgagttaccaaggaggttttgttaatgttttggtgaagtcaatggtggttctttgtgagtttagtcaccgttagattagatgatgtttagaatgtagatggtgagctttcgggtttacgttgttaggtagaagtctctaggcactcttttgattcgctaggttggaattgagtcttttaaagtatgtttcttatcttagaggagatgaatgtattttgggttgacgttacttattttcaatttgagatgttgaggttgtttgatattgtttttctgtcaatgatcatgggtgtattttatgaaatttgattttgatcaagacagctggagttaattgagaaatttgagttataactcatgGTTTTGGCAGAGAGtattttttctaccaaattgtgataagagttttggttagtaggaatggagccacctggtactcgatggtgttagtttcatgaggatgtaagttttatgcatgtggcgaatatcagagtgcacAACAGAAGCgttgtatttttgttgtagtcaggagttcaaattgtgctgatttgaagaattaatggtgacttgaattttgagaagatacttgtaattgaagtttagttcggcgtatcacccccaaacagacggccaatcagagcgtactattcagactctggtggatatgttgcggtcttgtgtcatggaattctcaggaagttgggagaatcacttaccgcttattgagttctcttataataacagttttcattcctccattcagatggccccgtatgaagctttgtatggaaggaagtgtagatcgccTTTGTGTTGGGATAAAGTTGGCGAGAGCAAATtgtttgggcctgagataattcaagaaatgaaggatcaagttcagtttataaggactaaaatggcggaagcgcaaaatcgccagaagagttatgcagatacaagaacaagagacttatcctttgaagtaggtgattgagtttatcctaaagtctctcctatgaaaggcgttaagcgctttgataagaaaggaaagcttagtccaagatatgttggccattttcagatcgtagagaaggttgggcttgttgcttatagagtggccttgccggactattttggcggtatattcttagtctgctcttagttgaatcttattcctgtcttagtcttaatgttgaccttgccaatttcgaggacgaaattttatttaaggggggaggatgtaacaccccgcattttggtgtatttttactaaaggattatttttatttatttaaattttattctcgtattttaaaattagttggattttataatgagtttatttctatgattttaattggtgaaaattaatttttatgtgctttcttaatatttatttattgttgtgcatttaaattatttttcatatttaattaattactgtgggatttaattatttaaatttgactttaccattacgtttaaattattttatttaacttgaggttttgaaatcgtttccgttggatcatttttgtgacccaagttatgaggattggacctcatttcttttccctctatttttctttcctctccttttcttttctttttttctttttttcttttctttcctccttatttaccctccccgcgcgcggacccaactccctctccctccctctctctccgtccgttcttcctctcccccagcccgccgccgtgcgccggcggtggtcgacaccgcccggctccccaactcccccagccaccggcgacgccacacctccgtttccagctccattcgcgccgccgttagccaccacgagcgcATTGAAGctgcggcactctttccgccgctgcgccgccatcgcaccaccattggccaccatcttcttaccacatcatcctcgacctcttggcaacccattggacccaaccccgcctccgatccgccaccggtgaagctccaccatccacattttggattgggtgtttttggtcttctaccacccatttcgccgccacccacgaccaacttccaccatcactagcttcaccgacctccctaggccctaccctatcaatcttgggtcttcgtttgcctccgtttgaaagttggtatttgtgacccacggccacagtgtattttacactgtggtgttgctcaaacgtcgcctttttcaacttcgtgatccttcggaaattgttatattgcactgtaagtatttctccaaagaactttcataatttaaatgtatttttgcactaacccatttcactgtattttttggcatgccggactgagtccgaggagttcgggggtcggatggatttatgattggagttgtttggttggatttgattggattggtaattgttggtttggatattgtgttggtacatgtgcatctcattatttcatgcatgatcatgtttgtaaaagaaaactggatttttgtgtattacattcatgttcatgtgtttatgaaaactgggttttcatgtgagaatggatttttggtgcgtgtgtatcacgaccccaagccgagatggggcattaactcgatggagctcctctggttactcgggagcggaatatactgagtaaagtcccctggattgtcgccgggcgacaatgggatcggacgagatggtctcgtgccgactccgtggtccttctgctggcggggactagaggatgtctggccacgaaATGAAGGGAGGGAGAGGTGGTTGCTGTCGTGGGTTCTGGTCTTCGAAGGGAGGGAGAGGTGGAGATGAAGGGAGGTAGACGTGGGTATTGGTCTTGCTACGAAATGAAGCGTTTTGCTGCAGACACAAAATGATGCGCTTCATTTTCCACATCAACAACGGTTCCCTCGCGGTTACACAGCCAACtgcatttagcatttttctttcaagtacCACAGTTGAACTCAAACACTAAACTAAGTGCATgtttgagtttgagtttgaaaAGTGCTTTTGATATTCTAAAagctcttttaaagaaaaagttgtatgatgaatttataaaaaatgttttaaatacataaaaaaaaaaaaatagttaggcATGTTTGGTttggtagatgagatgagagctcatcatataatcattaaaattttctcaaactctcatacaaaatataataatacaattcaattttttcaaatctcaaaataaaaataataataataaattatattctaacaatattttattcaacttttaacttttatctcatctgtataatcAAACGAGGCTTTAAACTCTGTTTTTTTAGAAAGCAtcaaattgaaacttttaaaACTTCTATAGATAACTctgcatttttcaaaaatgatcaTAACTGATTTTAAAGTGACAggctttttaaaaaaacaaattttaaggCACATATTTACTAAATAATATACATCCTTTTAGTAATATAACTTTCTAAGAACACTGgtattagattagttaaaagaTAGTCAAgtccaaattttgactaaatttttctaaaatcagtTGCATTAGACTAGTCAAATCACTTCAAATCAAGttatgagctacagtaaatagAAAACCAAAGCCATATTTAGTGAGTGTTCACCaactaaaagaatattttattaaaaagtattcaCACTTTTCTCATTCACTCCCATGTCTCCTCTCTCCCTTCCTTCCCGttatcttcctttcttcttactttctctttatttctttttcatttgtttggatagtaaaaattaagttatggtattaaataatttgtttagacaataaaaattaaattattaattaatatatgaaatgtatttataaaatataaaaaaataaaaaaattattaaaatatataatattatattattattttaactttaaaattacTAATCTAACATAGATTATAACCTCTTTACAGATTTTGACTTTACCCAAAACCTTAGTCAAAATTTagattgccaatgctctaataaAGCTCTATATAAATGAAAGAATTACCATAAAAACGACTGTTTTctagaagaaataatattggGAGAAGTCCATGTTTTGATTCATCCGAATCACACTCTATGTGTCACTAAGTAAAATGACCAACAGCACTCCACAAAAGAACTCACTTCCCTCTCATTTCACAcatttcatttctctctctctacccgTCTCGCTCGAGCCCCCAGCCCCAGCCCCCGCCCCTCGCCCATCCTCTATCCCCACCCCCACCACTCGCCTGCGGCATCCTCACCCCCACCCGGCGTCGGTATCctcacccccacccccacccggCTTCTGGAGCCGTGGGTGGCGACGTATGGCTCGGTAAGGGGCAAGGGGGAGGTCAAGGGGCTCGGTGGTGCTCGATCATGGGGCTAGAGGTTGACGAAGGCGGCGGTAGCAGCGACAAACCGTGTAGGAGAACCCATTTCGAGTTTCTCGTGGGGCCGCTACGCATAGAGCTTCCGTGGAGGTTTGAACGTGGTTGGAGGTTGCCGGCGTGAGAGGGAGCCTATGGTAGTGGGCAATGGCACTACAAGTGGCGCATGGGGGACTGGGTGAGGTAGTGAGCCAAGAGAGGGAATCGAGTGGGGGAGAGGGAATCGAGTGGGGAGGAGAAAACgggattttgttttaaaaaagaaaaaaaagtaatgcacACGTAAGGGACTTAGGGCTCGAGCGAAACGGGGTAGAGAGAAATGAAATGTGTGAAATGAGAAGGAAGTGAGTTTTGTTGTGGGGTATTGTTGGTCATTTTACTTAGTGACACATAGGGTGTGATCTGGATGACTCAAACTGCGGGTGGGCGGGCACTGTCGGGGAATTCGAACTAACATTATCCCTCTTACCTCCAGAACGATGTCGTTGATAGAGACAACCATACAACAAGCTATTCTTCTTCCGATAAGACAAATACCATCTCCACCGTCGTTGAGTTCATCGAGAGTTGCAGCGGATTCGATTTACGGGCAGAACAAGTAGAAGATGGGGACTGGAAGAGCCCTAATTTTGTGTTGCTCTGATTCCTCGTCCATTTCGtcatcttcttctccctctccgGCGATTGCAACGACTAGTGCTCCACTGGTGAAAAGGAGGAGTAAGAGGTACAGGAGGCTGTACCCAGGAGAGAGCAAAGGCATTACCGAAGAGATGAGGTTCGTTGCCATGAGACTCCGACGAGTTAACAAGGGCAGCAGCGATGACGATGACCAAGATTCATCTAGTGAAGACGGTAAAGAAGGGGAGGGTAATTTGGCATcagttgatgatgatggtggtgTTGGTGGAGCGACATGGGAGCCGACCTTGGATGGGTACCTCAAGTATTTAGTTGATAGCAAGCTCGTCTTCGACACTATGGAGCGCATCGTTGATGAATCCAGTGATGTTGCCTGTGAGtccttttattttgaacttGCATATGCTAGTGGTTTTAGCCAATTATGATGTAAGGTGTGCTTGTTATTATCCTGGAGGGCTATGGGTTATCATATGCTTCCTTGGTAAAGCAGAGCAATCTAGCTTTTGGAGGCTTATATGAGTACTTCTATTCGGAAGGTATTTTGCCCTGCGGGTAAACGTAATGGGAATTCGTCAAACCCTTGTGAATGTGACTAAAACGGGCTTATGTTCTGTTTCTCTACTGCATTTCCGTATCGAATGTCAAGGCAATTAATGACGCTACAGCATAAGCATAGGTGGTTCTTAAATCTTGTGAGAATAGTTGGGTATTACTTATGTATACGTCCTGTTGGCAATGCCTtttgttatgaataaaacttcttcattacctataaaaaataaaatctcgtGAGAATCTAATGCCTGATTTGATTACAGACGCCTATTTCCGGAAAACTGGATTGGAACGATCAGAAGGTCTTGCAAAAGATCTAGAGTGGATTAGACAACAGGGGTTTGTGATTCTTGAACCTAGCAATCCGAGAGTTTCTCAGGCCAAGTATTTAAATGAACTTGCAGTGAAGAGTGCCCCGTTGTTTCTTTGCCATttctacaatatatatttttcacatatTGCAGGAGGTCAGGTGATAGCAAGGCAGGTACGTGTGAATATTTGGTGATGTTCTTGTatagaataaaaatatggaTCGACACTTATGCCCTTCTGTTTCTGACCTTATGCAATCACTTTTGACTCTCATACAAGACTGAACCTCTTTGGTTATTGAAGTTATGCAATCACTTTTCTGAGTAGTCTTTGTGTGTACATCCCAAAATCATATCCTAACATTCAGGCTACGCCTACCTCTTTGGCGTGTATTTCTGTTGCTTGAAGTTGTGGGGCTTAGACTTGAAGTCGTTTTTCTGATtgaatgaagatgatgattgcTGTTTTTTGGAAGGCGTAAAGTCCTTGCACTGAGTGTTGTTTGCAATGATCACCATTGATTGATTGTTGCTGTCTAACCTCTTGAGGTAAGACTCATGGCCTATGAGAAGATCATGAAGTTCTTCAAAGGATAAAGAGGATTCTCGGGCACGTATTGGTGCTACCATTTCTTTGTACTAATGGCGTAAGCCATTAAGAACATATAAGGTAATGTCATCAGCAGAGAGAGGAGCATCAATGAGAGCCAGTTCATCTGCAATGACTTTGACAGAATGTAAGAATTCTATAACAGTGCATGTACCACGCTGAGTGAGATTAAGATCCTCCTTGAGTTGCATGACTCGTGTTCGGGAACGACTGGCATATAGCTTGGTCAGTTTGCTCTAGGCTTGAGAGGATGTTTTTGAGGCTGCTATGAAGGGTATCATAGCATCTAACACCGAAGTAAGAATGGCATTCAGGATTAATTTATCCTGTCGAAATCATTGAGTATAAGCAGCATTAGCTGCTGCATCAGAGTTTGTGGGTCAAGGTCGTGGTGGGCATGTGAGTGTTCCATCAATGTAGCCATATAGATTATAGCCAAGAAGAAGGGACTCAAATTGTGCATGCCAAGAGGGATAGTTTGTTAGGGTGAGTCTTGTGGTGATCTACTGGTTGGCGTTGATGGCCATAGGGGAAGGTGCAGAGTTTGCCATTTGTAGAAGGTGAAGAAAGATTAGAATTTACTCGTTAGAGAGAGGGCAATCTGATACCATATAGAGAAACTGAGAAGGAGAATTTAAATAAGATGACTCACTCAATTTCATTTACAAGACAAGTATATATACACGTTGAAAAGCTTGAGTTAAGCCAGAAATAAAGCTATTCTATAACTGCCTAATAAGTATACATTTACAACTATGAGCTGTACGATTTTACACATTAAGAATTTGATATTGCAAATCAGATTTGTAGAAATTGGTTGCTTGAGTTGCTGTGCTTGATTGCTTAATTTTGGGAAGAATTACAACTTTCCTTATAATTAGTTTAACTTAATATAAGCAAATTaatcaaatcacaaataaactaaatagaaaaaattgagcTCATCTGCTAGTAGTAAATAAAACCATTAGCCATTAGTATTAATCACATTTTAACATATATAGTAGACCTCGTGGGTTTAGGATCAAAGAGGGCCAAACCATGGTGACCGCTTTAGGTACTTGTTCTTTTACAAATGGGCATCACTTTCATCAATATGCATACCCAAAAGGTCAGTTAAGGATTATAGGTTGTTAAAATGGCTTTTGGTTTCTCTTTGATATAATTTGTGGTATAATTTGTAAATGgacttgtttttaaaataatatatttttcatatctaaAGTCTAGGATCTAAAAATGCCCAATCTGTGTAACAGTCCAGCCTAAAAATGAAACCCAAGCCTCGCTACCTAAATGGCAGCGTTTTGGCCGTAGGGCATGAAAAccatatattttcttctcttccctcccctctccctctctcgtgCCGCACACttcatctctcatctctgcCCTACCTTTCACTCTCCTAGCCCCTACAGTCCTCTCTCATGCCAAACCCCTCTCTCACACAGTCAACGACTCAACAGCCCTTTACCGTCAACACCATCTCATTCTCCTCCACTTCCAGTTGTCCCCAAggctacatatattattttcctctctctcagcGAGCTAATCGGTATGTGAATAGAtctatgctttttaattttcaaaatgttaCATTTACTTCatgaatcattacaatgtttcaattcatttaggttttttttttattgaatttatatatttgggaTTTGGGGGCTTCTACAGATTTTGAAAACTGATTtagtgtttatattttttaattttgaagtgTTTAATAAATCTGAtttagggtttatttttttttaacaattttttttagggtttataattttattgtgttttaataaatCGAATTTAGGAATTactattttttacatatttggAAATCTGATTTagggtttatattttataattttggagTGTTTGATAAATTTGATTGTGTTTTATTGTGTTTATTGTGTTCAATAAATCTGATTTAGAGTTCTTACTTGGCATATTATATGTCTGTTGATTATGAGGTATATCATGCATTTCGGACTTTTtttcaaacaacaaaaatatcatctaTACTTGTTTTCCAGATACTCTTAATAGCCACACATCATCTATATTTTAGTTTCCCAGATGCTTGCTTggtcattttatattttagtttcttacttgcactacaacacaattgttttttagtgacggttaggaaattgtgacagtccctagaccgtcactaaaaggtattttctgtgacagtttctgcaaaccgtcactaaagatagaatgagagttttttacgttccaatgtatgggaaatatgcgttcgaacgttacatatacgttcgaacattatgtctgtttacgtttgaacgtaaaatgttttggcgcaaccgttcgaatgttattaattttacgttcgaacgtaaaatgtttgcaccaatgttcgaacgttaagtaataacattcgaacgttcattgtaaatttaaattaaatgactttaatttaaaaattatgtggtttttattgtgcataatttgtgaacaagtctaaaaaattgaattgtatatatttatatatacacactttgtaatatataaatatatattattgatttatatatatttgaaatgtagtgatttagtattaaagttgaaaaatataacatcaaagaagattaaaaattgaaattaaaaaacgatagaaatattcaataatatttttcgttacaaatattaaaaataaaatacaaaatttgatattaacagtcagatgataacgttatccgcaaaagtcgaactccgtacctcctcagtcaaggtatcaaccttgtcgttaaggatagttacacgatgggtgagttcggcaacagacgccgatatagcctcgagcgatcgatcgatcttatgatcgatatgcgcagtcagctgtgagatgaccgcatcaacccaagcaggccgcacatctcctgcagacgtactcggcgtatgctgactactactcccgacatgacctggctcaggctgcgtcggaggaactagatcct comes from Juglans microcarpa x Juglans regia isolate MS1-56 chromosome 8S, Jm3101_v1.0, whole genome shotgun sequence and encodes:
- the LOC121244171 gene encoding probable inactive heme oxygenase 2, chloroplastic; amino-acid sequence: MGTGRALILCCSDSSSISSSSSPSPAIATTSAPLVKRRSKRYRRLYPGESKGITEEMRFVAMRLRRVNKGSSDDDDQDSSSEDGKEGEGNLASVDDDGGVGGATWEPTLDGYLKYLVDSKLVFDTMERIVDESSDVAYAYFRKTGLERSEGLAKDLEWIRQQGFVILEPSNPRVSQAKYLNELAVKSAPLFLCHFYNIYFSHIAGGQVIARQDPEELCGKNIQTQDSVDILCGLRVLPIGGTITDVQKTGDFAISGFELSREVSFLVTMGSAAIIQVAKGALV